In one window of Pseudomonas chlororaphis subsp. chlororaphis DNA:
- a CDS encoding DUF1656 domain-containing protein, which produces MPIDFEFGGVYLPPIAQALLLALPIFLLLDWGLRRLGVLRFVWHEALFEGALYACVCATVILLMGSL; this is translated from the coding sequence TTGCCCATTGATTTCGAATTCGGCGGCGTCTACCTGCCGCCCATTGCCCAGGCCCTGTTGCTGGCCTTGCCGATTTTCCTGCTGCTCGACTGGGGGCTGCGGCGCCTCGGTGTATTGCGTTTCGTCTGGCACGAAGCGTTGTTCGAAGGGGCGCTGTATGCCTGCGTCTGCGCCACGGTCATTCTGTTGATGGGAAGCCTATGA